Proteins encoded in a region of the Delphinus delphis chromosome 13, mDelDel1.2, whole genome shotgun sequence genome:
- the GSC2 gene encoding homeobox protein goosecoid-2: MAAARGAAGRRGPGRPCPFSIEHILSGLPESSPPARVARPPPPAGRQSPAEPRQPEAPEAVPCACCCCCGPRAAPRGSPEPAAGLGARLPWPLRLGPAAPLPLAAPTGGSGAPPGAGGPGSQRRTRRHRTIFSEEQLQALEALFVQNQYPDVGTRERLAGRISLREERVEVWFKNRRAKWRHQKRTSASARLLPGAKKPPKESC; the protein is encoded by the exons ATGGCGGCGGCGCGGGGCGCGGCGGGCCGCAGGGGTCCCGGGCGGCCCTGCCCCTTCTCCATCGAGCACATCCTCTCCGGCCTACCCGAGAGCAGCCCCCCGGCCCGGGtcgcccgcccgccgccgcccgccggcCGCCAGAGCCCCGCGGAGCCGCGGCAGCCTGAGGCGCCCGAGGCCGTGCCCTgcgcctgctgctgctgctgcggccCCCGCGCGGCGCCTCGCGGGTCCCCGGAGCCGGCCGCCGGCCTGG GCGCGCGACTACCGTGGCCGCTGAGGCTGGGGCCCGCGGCGCCCTTGCCCTTGGCCGCACCCACCGGGGGCTCCGGGGCGCCGCCCGGCGCGGGCGGCCCTGGTTCACAGCGGCGCACGCGGCGCCACCGCACCATCTTCAGCGAGGAGCAGCTGCAGGCGCTGGAAGCGCTCTTCGTGCAAAACCAGTACCCCGACGTGGGCACTCGCGAGCGCCTGGCCGGCCGCATTAGCTTGCGCGAAGAGCGCGTGGAG gtCTGGTTCAAGAACCGCCGGGCCAAGTGGCGACACCAGAAGCGCACATCGGCGTCCGCGAGGCTCCTGCCGGGAGCCAAGAAGCCCCCGAAGGAGAGCTGCTGA
- the SLC25A1 gene encoding tricarboxylate transport protein, mitochondrial, with product MPAPRALAAGAPAPGKAALTHPGKAILAGGLAGGIEICITFPTEYVKTQLQLDERSHPPRYRGIGDCVRQTVRNHGVLGLYRGLSSLLYGSIPKAAVRFGMFEFLSNHMRDAQGRLDSTRGLLCGLGAGVAEAVVVVCPMETIKVKFIHDQTSPSPKYRGFFHGVREIVREQGLKGTYQGLTATVLKQGSNQAIRFFVMTSLRNWYRGDNPNKPMNPLITGVFGAIAGAASVFGNTPLDVIKTRMQGLEAHKYRNTWDCGLQILRNEGPKAFYKGTIPRLGRVCLDVAIVFVIYDEVVKLLNKVWKTD from the exons ATGCCCGCGCCCCGCGCTCTGGCGGCCGGCGCGCCAGCGCCTGGGAAGGCCGCGCTCACGCACCCGGGGAAGGCGATCCTGGCAG GCGGCCTGGCGGGTGGCATCGAAATCTGCATCACCTTTCCCACCGAGTATGTGAAAACGCAGCTACAGCTGGACGAGCGCTCGCACCCACCGCGCTACCGGGGCATCG gggacTGCGTGCGGCAGACGGTCCGCAACCATGGCGTCCTGGGCCTGTACCGCGGCCTCAGCTCCCTGCTCTACGGCTCCATTCCGAAGGCGGCCGTCAG GTTCGGGATGTTCGAGTTTCTCAGCAACCACATGCGGGACGCCCAGGGACGGCTGGACAGCACGCGCGGGCTGCTGTGCGGCCTGGGCGCTGGTGTGGCCGAGGCCGTGGTGGTCGTGTGCCCCATGGAGACCATCAAG GTGAAGTTCATCCATGACCagacctcccccagccccaaatACAGAGGATTCTTCCACGGGGTCAGGGAGATCGTGCGGGAACAAG GGCTGAAGGGGACGTACCAGGGCCTCACGGCCACCGTGCTGAAGCAGGGATCCAACCAGGCCATTCGATTCTTCGTCATGACCTCCTTGCGCAACTGGTACCGAG GGGACAACCCCAACAAGCCCATGAACCCGCTCATCACTGGCGTGTTTGGAGCCATCGCGGGCGCAGCCAGTGTCTTCGGGAACACTCCTCTGGACGTGATCAAGACCCGGATGcag GGCCTGGAGGCGCACAAGTACCGCAACACGTGGGACTGCGGCCTGCAGATCCTGAGGAACGAGGGGCCCAAGGc GTTCTACAAGGGCACCATCCCCCGCCTGGGCCGGGTGTGCCTGGACGTGGCCATCGTGTTCGTCATCTATGACGAGGTGGTGAAGCTGCTCAACAAAGTGTGGAAGACAGACTGA